A single region of the Mercenaria mercenaria strain notata chromosome 6, MADL_Memer_1, whole genome shotgun sequence genome encodes:
- the LOC123549710 gene encoding acyl-coenzyme A diphosphatase NUDT19-like has translation MSHVLKHWREAATLLLVAKTRSPAVTSFQTTNFEILMLKRSGKSKFMPKLHVFPGGVAHESDFSPDWMELFSKAGNDVVRNMQTFVERGGKGTHMFSRSRPEEFSKIPSELAFRICAIRETFEESGILLVRDLNRVKNEQITEKEQPVSGKSAVISDSILKPWREKVDDDAWQFISMCKELNLLPDIWSLYEWSNWLTPILPGQHGRSPARRYDTAFYLCVLDYIPNAVHCDKETTELEWTSSSGFLIKHKDENNPLQLAPPQIVELGRILHFTDAEKLKQFAWERSELRAQCWFPVTCYCTDGVLFIYPGDDLYPEIPDFTGEGPKFTVEGTIEELRKKYPNMNRSEMVIGEKGVDRTFKCNVKMSDGQVSPLFVNFTEENIPVSNL, from the exons ATGTCACACGTTCTTAAGCATTGGAGGGAAGCGGCAACACTGCTTTTAGTCGCTAAAACCAGGTCACCAGCTGTCACATCATTCCAGACTACAAATTTTGAGATATTGATGTTGAAAAGAAGTGGCAAATCCAAGTTCATGCCAAAATTGCATGTTTTCCCAGGAGGGGTTGCCCATGAATCAGACTTTTCCCCGGACTGGATGGAACTTTTCAGCAAAGCTGGCAATGATGTAGTTAGAAATATGCAAACTTTTGTTGAGCGTGGTGGTAAGGGTACACATATGTTTAGCCGATCTAGACCTGAAGAATTTTCCAAAATTCCAAGTGAACTTGCTTTCAGGATTTGTGCAATAAGAGAGACCTTTGAAGAGTCAGGTATTTTACTTGTCAGAGACTTGAACAGAGTGAAAAATGAACAAATTACAGAGAAAGAACAGCCTGTTTCTGGAAAGTCTGCAGTAATCTCGGATTCAATCCTGAAACCATGGAGGGAGAAGGTCGATGATGACGCATGGCAGTTTATTTCTATGTGCAAAGAGCTAAATCTTTTACCTGATATTTGGTCACTATACGAATGGTCAAACTGGCTTACACCCATTCTTCCTGGACAGCATGGAAGGTCACCAGCACGGAGATATGATACAGCTTTTTATTTGTGTGTCCTTGACTACATCCCGAATGCTGTACACTGTGACAAGGAAACTACAGAACTAGAG TGGACTTCATCCAGTGGATTTCTTATCAAACATAAAGATGAAAATAACCCACTGCAGCTTGCACCTCCACAAATAGTAGAGCTGGGTAGAATTCTTCATTTCACAGATGCAGAAAAACTGAAACAGTTTGCATGGGAGAGATCAGAATTGAGAGCACAGTGCTGGTTCCCAGTAACATGTTACTGTACTGATGGTGTATTGTTTATTTATCCAG GTGATGATCTTTATCCAGAAATCCCAGATTTTACTGGAGAGGGCCCCAAATTCACAGTGGAGGGAACAATTGAAGAACTACGTAAAAAGTACCCAAATATGAACAGGTCAGAGATGGTTATAGGTGAAAAAGGAGTGGATCGGACATTTAAATGTAACGTGAAAATGTCTGATGGTCAAGTCAGTCcattgtttgtaaattttacagaGGAAAACATACCGGTTTCTAATTTGTGA